The segment ttccatggccctccatttagattagtcatcagaataagattccctcacactccttctcttcatgtccgtcataaacggatactggctggtgaccggctcatgcagctttgttaccaccgcatgtgtatgaaaatggccggaccattgtacagaacaaacactattacactttgtgtctcccttatttccccatagattgtaagctcttgcgagcagggtcctcactccccagatttgaattgtaaatgaactttgtcactatgtaatgtctgatattgtttgtttcatgtcccctctaaattgtaaagtgctgcgtaatatgttggcgctatataaataaagattattattattattataacagcTTGTAATACTCTCCTTGCTTCTCTTTAGCTCCAGGCTCCACCATCTTTCTaggtcctgaggctgtccagcatAAAGGTgcgaggagaggtgagtatatagAGGGGTCTTTCTTGAGGTCtgattatttaaggggtctggtctggtgtttgaattaatttagggttctgatctggggtctaaagTAATGTCGAGGTCTGGGCTGGGGTCTGAATGGATGTAGGGGGCTGGTCTGGAGTTGGAATTAATGAAGTCTGATCTTAAATCTGAggtaatttaagggtctggtctaaggtctgcattaatttaggcctCTGGTTTGAAGtcggaattaatttaggggtctggggtcttacGTAATACAGTGGTTTAAAGTCTTAATtaattttagggtctggtcttgggtctaaaTTAGTTTGGGGGTGTTTCTGAATTTATATATGGGTTTAGTGTCTGGATTTATTTATGGGTCCGGTCTGGAGTCTCAATCTGTGTTGGTATAGAGGGTGGGGATGGGCTGTAGAAGTGAGGGGCCAAAGATTTCGACAATGTGTCGAAAATGTGTCTTAAATATTTAAAGGCGTAATGAGGAGCGTGACCGAACAAAGCAAAATTCCCCATGCCACACTGCTTTTTTTCAGCCACTCCCTAGATTATTATACTGAATCCGCTACGGATTCTGTTTCATAACTTTCAGCAACATTTCACTATACCTTTCTAGTAATCCAGAATGTGTGGTAAACCAGCATGTGTCAGGGTACAGACAGTTTTCTATAGTAATGTTCTACTTATATAATAAAACACTATGTTTAGATGttcatatttttattgaaatagcaTGActacaacatttttttccataaagttgGCATACATGTATCAATATTCTAAATTATGTAAGGGGTAACCAGTAGCAGTCTTGAAAATGCAGTCTTAAAAATCATCCTTTCAACTGGAGACGGTTTGTAAATACAGTCTCTTCTGTTAGTAATGGTGATGAAGGTTATTCAAACTTTTCACCGAGTAATCTTGATAGCTGGCACAAATCGGTGGCAGGTGGCACTTATGTCCAagatggcactgtgactcagccgagtcaCAGGCAGCGATAATTGTCCTTTTTAATGATGTTAAGCACTATGACTCAGTcgagccacaggcagagacaattgTCATTTTTTAATGAGGTTtcgcactgtgactcagccgagccacaggcagcgAGATTTGTCTTTCCTTGTGAGTTTATTTCACAAAGACTCCGGGTATATGGATCTATAGTCCAAAGATTGGTCAAGTCCaggttggcactgtgactcagccgagccacaggcgcAGAAAAAAATCCTTTGAGGTGGACCTAGGTTTGCTGGTACTCTTTTCGCCAAAAGAGACGCATACTAATTCCTTGGGATGCTTTTCTGAGGAAGAGGTCACAGGAAATTCATTTGACTTAGTCTGTGAGGTTGGTCTTGTTTTCTTTCTCAATGCAAGCTTTGGAATTGCAGAAACTCCAGGTCCAGTTTCCCCAATTATCCGTGTAGAGCTATAATGTTTGAACCACTGAAATCAGTAACAGCACAGGTCATGGCAGATTTGTAATTATGACCACCACTGCATGCAAAAGTTTGTGGTTGTTTGGAAACATTATAGTTATGTCTTGAGCAAAGCAGAGCCCTGCTGCTCATTGCGGTGAAAGTCTAAATAGCATCAAAGTATTGATACATTTGTTTAGTTCATATTTGCCTTGTGTGGAAATTAAGGCCAGGATCCTTTGTTCTCTATAACCAGTGCAGTCATGGACAATCGAAGATGACGTCTTATGATGTTGAGAAGTGATTATGTCTATTATAATGTCCATGGCGTCATGCTGTTGTTGAGATAAAACAAAATGAGAAGCTTAATGAGGTATTAATACATTATCAGATCATTCACATTTTATAGTGTTCTACTTTATAACATTGGACGGTCAATAACAGGAATAGTTACAGATTGTGAACTATTAAAGTCACCCATGGGCCTCAAATATTAAAACTCTAACATAAAATCGGAccttattgcccatagcaaccaatcagtgctcagattttcatcttaaaggctatggactccTTTGCGGGATTTTCTCATTGcactgtatgtattttattaaataaaacatatttgCAATTGGTTTTAATGAAAACATTTTGGACGATCTTACTGGCGGCTCATTTTCCAGCCCCTCTGCTCTCCTGAACACTAATCTAAGCTGACAGCGGAGATTAAAGGAGTTTTGCAGTGAGAAGAAATTGATCATTAATatttgatcagtgggagtccgacTCTCGGCGCCCCCACAAATGAGCTGTTTTGAGGTGGCCACAGAGCTCTTgcaagtcctgcttcccccgTCATTCTTGTCACTGCTTTTTACTGTGAAACAttaacacacttgtagtggcggtttacagtattacagccttttcccaataaagtaaatgggagaaggctgtaaaaaACTTGGAACCGCAGCTACAAGTGTGTTAATGTTTCACAGTATGGAGCAGTAAGGGAAATTGGCAGGGGTTCTGAGAttcggacacccactgatcatataatgatggcctattctgtggataggccatcgattTCTTCTCACTGGAAACCCTTTAAACTTtcaggggagcagagagatgggCTGGAGTCTGACCAGACAATAAGTTTATCTGACAGGATGAGCACTGAATGGCATCCAGcagtttgtattgtattgtaagtcATACAAGCTGCGGAAGACAAACAGTGCCacattttttaattagaaaatatgttttatttaatagaatacatatgctgcaaaaaaacaaaaagtctgcAAAGGTGTCTCTTTTGCAGGAAGGCACTTTAGTAGCCAAGGACACATCTGATACGTCCGTGCTACTAAAAGCTCCAGCTGTCATCTAGTCTGAGTTACTGCAGGTTGAAGGGGAAGAGGATAAACAGCAATTTTGATTTGCAAAAGTTTTGAGCATCAAATAAGGTTTTGTTCGTTGCATTGCTGCTACACCTGCTGCGATAATCCGGATCATAGTCACCATCCTCATTATCGTTCTCACCATTACATGTGCAGTCTGAAGACTTACATACTTCACATTGGATAAAACGACAATGGACGCAACAAGGTCTCAGAAGATGGAGTGATAACGTTACTTCACCTGCATTGTATGATGTGAGCCGAGTACAACTGGAATTAGCAGCACAGCGAGGAGTGATCTATGTACATGGCCATAGATTATAATGAGCGGGGCAGCCGGGGGATTCTGCAGTTCGCTGCTCCTTCTCTGCCCCCCATCAGGACACTGTAGATATTATAACAATGGTCTATCTCCCATTGCAGAATACAGGTCACAGTAAGTGGCAGTCTGTAACTAGATGACCACATCTCAGGACAACCATAAAGTTTATGAAGAGGTTTATGGAGCTCTAAGAAACTCTCACATTCTTACCTTCTTTTTATTTGGGAGAAGATGCAGCTTTTTCAAAATACGCCAGAAGATGTTTGTGTAATTCCTGCATTGGTGAAGAATAACTGGCGCTGCCTGTAAACGTGTTGGTCTTAGAGGCGTTAAATCCAACTCCTTCCTTATTCTGCCCAAGATGTTTCTCAGCACTTGGAAGATGTTGGAGATGTTCTTTGTCCTCTTGTTGTTCTGTAAAACACACGCAGTCTATAAGATCAGCTGTTAATATAATGGACATTGTTCCTACTCCACCGTCAGCCTGGGAGCGAGATTCATAAAATATTAGGAAATGGCGTAAgcaacaattccctaatatattgtCACCAATGACACGGTCGACAGGTTTTTATCCACACAATGTAAACTAGAACAACTGCAGCTACTTCTTATAATAACAATCAGTCTCTTTATCATATGAAGAATGGAAAATTCTCGCTCCTTACAATTCATCATCACCAGTGATCAGTAATATCGCACCTGCCGAACATCCTGTCTTTGCTGGATTTTCCCACTATACGCGTCCTGATTTCTCTGAAATGTCCCATGAAATGGACCTTAAAAGGGTGGGGCTTATGCAAATATAATCCCAAATTGGGCAGTTCTGTGGGTGTTCCTCATAATGGGGGCGTGGTTGAGTAATTTCCCATGAATAAGGGttaaaatgttgggaggtatcAGTAATGTGATGTGATAGGCTAGGACTATAAAGAGGATGATACACAGATCTAAATTATTAACATAATTTagtcacagatactggctggtgaccggttcatgcagctttatgtgtactaccctattTAGCATAAGATATGGCTGTACCAAAACAGCACTTTTAACTTTTTGTGTCATccgtatttcctcatagattgtaatatCTTCTGAGCACGTCCCTCAATCCTCTTGTTTGATTTGTTAATTTGTGTGTTACTATGTAATTTTATTAGTAATATTGGGTAATATTATAAGGCTAAATTAAAAGATAAAAGCCCTGAGAACTTACTTTCAGAGGTGGTGTCCACATGATATGGGCTGATATTGGTGGTTACATCATTGGATCCAGGCATGGAGCTCTTAGTGTCTTCAATGATGTCTATGTTTTCAGCCCGTCCATGAGAAGCATCATCGGTTATAATGTTAGAGGCGGTGTCCACGTCCTCTGGGCTGATATTGATGGTTACATTTTTGGATCCAGGCATGGAGATCTTAGTGTCTTCAATGAGATCTCTGGTTTCAGCCAGTCCATGATGAGCCTCATCGGTTGTAATGTCAGAGGCGATGTCCACGTCCTCTGGGCTGATGTTGATCGTTACGTCATTGGATCCAGGCATGGAGATCTTAGTGTCTTCAATGAGATCTCCGTTTTCAGCCAGTCCATGAGGAGCATCATCAGTTATATTATCAGAAGCCATGTCCACGTCATCTGGACTGACATTGATGGTAACATCATTGGATTCAGGCATGAAGATCTTAGTGTCTTCAATGATATCTCTGTTTTCAGCCCATTCATAAGGAGCATTATCGGTTATATCAGAGGTGGTGTCCACGTCCTCTGGACTGATATTGATGGAAACATCATTAGATCCAGGCATGGAGATCTTAGTATCTTCAATGAGATCTCTGTTTTCAGCCAGTCCATGAGAAGCATCATCGGTTGTAATATCAGAGGTGGTGTCCACGTCATCTGGGCTGATTTTGATTGTTTCATCATTGGGTCCAGGCATGGAGATCTTAGTGTCTCCATTGATGTCTATGTTCTCAGCCAGTCCTTGAGAAGCATCATCAGTTATAATATTAATTTTGTCCTGACGTTTTTCTGAAACACAGAACATTGAAATCAGAAATGATAAAATAAAGGCTAATTTATTAACCGTTTACAGGTATTTGAATGGCACAATAATCcacgagaataaaaaaaacacaatctctGAAGCTGCCTCTACATTTAGGATTCCTTCACTTTTCTTTGTCGACATAACGGATCCCCCTAGTTTCCCTGTATAACCATGTTCCCGGATTAATGATCATGGCAGCGAGATAGAGAAACCGATCAAATATACAATCGTGGACCAGTGGTTATATTGAGTGTTGTATTGAATAATCTATAAAATGGAGGATTTTTCTGTAAAGTGAAGCTGCACTTTTACCTTTGGTGCATGTGGGAATAACTGTATGTGATGGTGGGTAGTGTTATGTCACAAGACGGCAGATCGTTACAGAGAACGGCTCCGGATGGTGTGAGGAGCGGGAATACTCCGTCCTCGCCAATAAGAGGCGTTCATTGGGAAATACATTGCGATATAGTGCGCAGTTGTGATGACTCCAGTGACGTTACTGAAAATGTTCATagattaggttgttttttttagcaaaaacatTTCATTAAATGAAAGAGTcaaaccagaaaattcccagtgtcCAAGTGATAGAAAACCCCCCTATAAATTGTTCTATGTAGATAGATATTAATAAGTCACATCTGTTATACCGTATTTACCATTGATTTGGTCGCTACTCTCTCTACTTTCATCGATGGTACATTGGGTCTCAACATCTCTCTTGGATTTTTTCTTCATCGATTTTCTATATAATTGTAATAAGGGAAGTAATATTGTGGATTAGTGACATGAATCATCTCTGTTTTCTGTAGAATGTGATAAAGCTTCATATGTTTCTTCATTTTATCTATTTCTATCTGTTGAATCATTAACCCCAAGTCATTTTACATCTGTGACAATTAGCAATACTTTATAttatgtacatagaggtgtaatgtgcccccattagacCACCAGGGGCGCACAACTCCAGAGTGACATGTTCATGAGCCACAAGAAGTCTACATTGTAATATTCCCATTACTGGGTCATGTTATAACTAGAAGAGGTGGTACAGTATTTCCTATATAGACTCCGGTGTAGAACATATATATGGCACTGAGGAGTTATGTGCTGGAGGAACCTGGAATTACATACCCTCCAATATCCAGAAGTGTAAATACATCCCAGCGTCATAGAGAAATAGAATATGCTGTTTATTCCATTATATCCATATAACATTGCCATGTCATGGGAAACATTGCCCTGTTATATGGATGTAATGGAATAAGCAGAATTTTATTTGCACCAAGAAGATCCTGCGATGTTGAGATGTATTTGCATTTATGGATGGTATAGAATTGGCACCCCAAGGATCACGGGCAGAGCAGGACTGAACCCCCAGTGATGACTCTTTTACCTACAACCCTCCAATATTCAGATATAAAAATAATTACACCAGTAACAGTCGCCCACATAAGAACCTACCACAGGTGACCCCATAAGGGATCGGCATGTTTAATTtctacatgcccgatcctttgttcctgtGGGGATGTATCAAGTGTTCGCCTGACTGCCATACAATGTGTATGGGCGGCTTAAGACTTTCGTGGAAGGGTGGCTCCGTCACATGTCAGGGCTTTGCACTTCAGAGAATTTGGACTCCACTGTTCTAATACAACATGAAATCCGGGCAAATCACAGACAGATATTTTGTCGTTATCCTTTTGTTCGTCTATATAGAGAAGAGCGTGAAAGGAACTGCAGAATATTCTTGTGAAATCTCTGGTTTGTGAGTAGACGGCTGTGCATGGAAGTCAGTATGGTAAAAGCAGGACACGAAATCATTATTTACAATACTTACTTATATCTGATGTAATAGATGAGAGAAAAAAACATTCCAAGGATGAAGATGGCGACAACAGAACCGGCAGCAGCCGCAACGTATT is part of the Rhinoderma darwinii isolate aRhiDar2 chromosome 10, aRhiDar2.hap1, whole genome shotgun sequence genome and harbors:
- the LOC142661514 gene encoding uncharacterized protein LOC142661514, with the translated sequence MKKKSKRDVETQCTIDESRESSDQINEKRQDKINIITDDASQGLAENIDINGDTKISMPGPNDETIKISPDDVDTTSDITTDDASHGLAENRDLIEDTKISMPGSNDVSINISPEDVDTTSDITDNAPYEWAENRDIIEDTKIFMPESNDVTINVSPDDVDMASDNITDDAPHGLAENGDLIEDTKISMPGSNDVTINISPEDVDIASDITTDEAHHGLAETRDLIEDTKISMPGSKNVTINISPEDVDTASNIITDDASHGRAENIDIIEDTKSSMPGSNDVTTNISPYHVDTTSEKQQEDKEHLQHLPSAEKHLGQNKEGVGFNASKTNTFTGSASYSSPMQELHKHLLAYFEKAASSPK